In Cellvibrio polysaccharolyticus, a genomic segment contains:
- a CDS encoding glycoside hydrolase family 5 protein, translating to MTLISRPWQWLITALLLLGSLQASAQAEDPVTSNRAEYQQIGRFDASQLNHKQSFISVKGNRFVDEQGKTFTFRGVSVADPDKLVKEGQWKQSLFQELKDWGVNTIRLPIHPRAWRERGSDAYLKLIDEAVIWANALDIYLIIDWHSIGFLASGNYQHPMYYTDIQETFRFWHDIAWRYQNVPTTAVYELFNEPTTLQDPWGDKEWAEWKALNEQMIDIIYAIDKKVIPLVAGFNWAYDLTPLLKAPVDRKGIAYASHPYPQKAKPDVADDKNFYALWDDVWGFASKQYPLILTELGWVQPDGYGAHVPVKDDGSYGPRIINYINQHGLSWTAWVFDPQWSPTMINDWNFTPSEQGAFFKKVMQEAASKEKR from the coding sequence GCAATGGCTGATCACCGCACTACTGCTACTGGGCAGCCTGCAAGCATCCGCTCAGGCAGAAGATCCGGTTACCAGCAACCGCGCCGAATACCAGCAAATTGGCCGTTTTGACGCCAGCCAGCTCAACCACAAACAATCTTTTATCAGCGTTAAGGGCAACCGCTTTGTCGATGAACAAGGCAAGACCTTCACCTTTCGTGGCGTCAGCGTCGCCGACCCCGACAAACTGGTAAAAGAAGGCCAGTGGAAACAAAGCCTGTTTCAGGAATTGAAAGACTGGGGTGTTAATACCATCCGCCTGCCCATTCACCCCCGCGCCTGGCGCGAACGCGGCAGCGATGCTTACTTAAAGCTGATTGATGAAGCCGTTATCTGGGCCAACGCACTGGATATTTATTTAATCATTGACTGGCACTCCATCGGTTTCCTCGCCAGCGGCAATTACCAGCACCCGATGTACTACACCGACATTCAGGAAACCTTCCGTTTCTGGCACGACATCGCCTGGCGCTACCAGAACGTGCCCACCACGGCGGTGTACGAACTGTTCAACGAACCGACTACCTTGCAAGATCCCTGGGGCGATAAGGAATGGGCGGAATGGAAAGCGCTGAATGAACAGATGATCGATATTATTTATGCAATTGATAAAAAAGTGATTCCACTGGTGGCCGGTTTCAATTGGGCTTACGACCTGACCCCGTTATTAAAAGCACCGGTTGACCGCAAAGGCATTGCTTATGCGTCTCACCCTTATCCACAAAAAGCCAAACCGGACGTGGCTGACGATAAGAATTTTTATGCGTTGTGGGATGATGTGTGGGGTTTTGCCAGCAAACAGTATCCGTTAATTTTAACCGAGCTGGGTTGGGTACAACCGGACGGTTATGGTGCCCACGTACCGGTTAAGGATGATGGCAGCTATGGGCCACGCATTATCAATTACATTAATCAGCACGGACTGTCATGGACTGCGTGGGTATTCGACCCGCAGTGGTCGCCTACTATGATTAATGACTGGAATTTTACGCCGTCAGAACAAGGGGCATTCTTTAAAAAAGTGATGCAGGAAGCGGCTTCGAAGGAAAAGCGTTAA